A genomic stretch from Lathyrus oleraceus cultivar Zhongwan6 chromosome 2, CAAS_Psat_ZW6_1.0, whole genome shotgun sequence includes:
- the LOC127123024 gene encoding uncharacterized protein LOC127123024 — protein sequence MVNRDQDADEVIHRVKRENMMENDLTSMIERIMAQNGLNTGLQRPNYSSPLSEYVLQTEVPRGCKIPKFTKFSGDTSESTIEHIARYMIEAGDLVNSENLRMKYFPSSLTKNAFTWFTTLPPNSIDAWPHLERLFHEQFYMGQTKISLKELARVGRNGRWRFRLFHQEKVRYPASKRYGPISRQGLTGRTLKSKKARANKNYKKERVAYVEFEDGESEISDDPYGLEEFEVDLAELKEAPPYAYKLLTPSNGRNPIEAEKNDRFPKKTYTFHVTKCDEIFDLLVKDGQMIVPPNTKIPPDLIQNAIRDGRLKFADKGKNQMKVDADPLNIADTNYAEPVEINMIDVGEMEAVKATGTEGYALDGKQATDGLNHDVPFGIPVKGKQGANIEPRATEGLKEKATEATEDLRKKFEEISITDGASLGVNMVDLKQPL from the exons ATGGTTAATAGAGACCAGGATGCAGACGAAGTAATTCATAGGGTCAAGCGGGAAAACATGATGGAAAATGACTTAACTAGTATGATAGAGAGAATCATGGCCCAGAATGGTCTGAATACAGGACTTCAACGACCAAATTATTCCTCTCCTTTATCAGAATATGTCCTACAAACAGAAGTACCAAGGGGTTGTAAAATCCCTAAGTTTACCAAattctcaggggacactagtgaaTCCACTATAGAACACATAGCCAGATATATGATTGAGGCAGGGGATTTGGTGAACAGTGAGAACCTAAGAATGAAATATTTCCCCAGTTCTTTAACAAAGAACGCCTTCACGTGGTTTACAACTTTGCCACCAAATTCCATAGATGCTTGGCCTCATTTGGAAAGATTGtttcatgaacaattctacatgggccAAACTAAGATAAGTCTTAAGGAATTAGCCA gagttggtcgaaatggccgctggAGGTTTAGACTATTCCATCAGGAAAAAGTTAGATACCCAGCATCTAAGAGATATGGCCCAATTAGCAGACAGGGTTTGACAGGTCGAACGCTTAAATCTAAAAAGGCCAGAGCGAATAAGAATTATAAGAAAGAGAGGGTTGCTTATGTCGAATTCGAAGACGGGGAGTCTGAAATCTCTGATGACCCTTATGGTCTTGAGGAATTCGAAGTAGATTTGGCTGAATTAAAAGAAGCACCACCTTATGCCTACAAATTACTTACACCTTCGAATGGCAGGAACCCTATCGAAGCTGAAAAGAATGATAGATTTCCTAAAAAGACTTACACATTTCATGTTACCAAATGTGACGAGATCTTCGATTTATTAGTAAAAGATGGCCAAATGATAGTGCCTCCTAATACCAAAATTCCTCC ggatcttattCAGAATGCAATTAGGGATGGCCGCCTCAAGTTCGCTGACAAAGGAAAAAACCAGATGAAGGTTGACGCTGATCCCCTCAACATTGCTGATACAAATTATGCTGAACCTGTCGAAATCAACATGATTGACGTAGGGGAAATGGAGGCTGTAAAGGCAACAGGAACTGAAGGCTATGCGCTAGATGGAAAGCAGGCTACTGATGGCCTAAATCACGATGTTCCCTTTGGAATCCCTGTCAAAGGTAAACAGGGTGCTAACATCGAACCAAGGGCCACTGAAGGTCTCAAGGAGAAAGCAACTGAGGCTACTGAGGACCTTAGGAAGAAATTCGAGGAAATTTCAATCACTGATGGCGCCAGTCTAGGTGTCAACATGGTGGATCTGAAACAACCCCTCTAG